TCGCAAAACCTCCGGGAATAAAAAACAAGAATCTTCCCACAAACATCCAGGCGGAGGAAACCGCGGCCATCAGCAGAAAAAAAGACCGGATCACGGTCGTTCGAATCGCCACCAACAGCATACCGTAGCTACTAAAATTTCAGAAACGATGAAAGAACTTCCGATGAAGGCTCCTCATCAATCCGGAGGAAGTTCAGGGACTCTCGTAAAAGTGATTGGATTTCTCGCAGTCGCATTGATCGTATTTTTCGGATATTTTATCGTTCAGGAATATTTGGATAAAACCCCTGTTTATGGAAAACATGGTTGGGATGAAGAAGCTGGATCTCCGGTTGTTTGGGAAGATGCAGTTCGTTATTGTTCTTCTAGAAGAAAGAGACTTCCGGATAAGGAAGAGCTTAAGACATTCTCCAAAAGAGCTGATAAGAAAATCAAAACGATCGGATTGTTTTGGTCTACAAGTGCCGCTGGAGACAAAGGGGATTATATGACCGTAAACTTAAGCAGCGGCGATTTTTCTCCAAGTCCCAGCACGAATAAATTCGCAGTCATTTGTGTGAAATGATGCTTTGAACCATCATGGCTGTTTTAACTTTTTCCAGCGTTAGTTATCTTACCGGATTTGTTCTATCTGGGCTCTGCGCTTTTTTTCTTTTAATTAGAAAGGAAAAATATGAAACA
This window of the Leptospira andrefontaineae genome carries:
- a CDS encoding LIC_10572 family protein, with the translated sequence MANRRKPPRKTSGNKKQESSHKHPGGGNRGHQQKKRPDHGRSNRHQQHTVATKISETMKELPMKAPHQSGGSSGTLVKVIGFLAVALIVFFGYFIVQEYLDKTPVYGKHGWDEEAGSPVVWEDAVRYCSSRRKRLPDKEELKTFSKRADKKIKTIGLFWSTSAAGDKGDYMTVNLSSGDFSPSPSTNKFAVICVK